In Candidatus Krumholzibacteriia bacterium, a genomic segment contains:
- a CDS encoding tryptophanase gives MDKYVEPFKIKVVEPIRVISREERAEAIRAAGFNLFRLRSDDIYIDLLTDSGTSAMSDRQWAGIMQGDESYAGSRNYFNFENTVREIFGFQNVIPVHQGRVAENLLFSTVVEKGMVVPNNSHFDTTRANVEQNGGRALDLLCEEGKDPHRIAPFKGNMDPEKLETAIRDCGVENIPLVMLTITNNSGGGQPVSMENIRTVSAICRREGLPLLFDACRFAENAWFIQQREDGYREQSIPAIVQEMFSYADGCTMSAKKDGLVNMGGFLALNDRVLSEKIRNLLILVEGFPTYGGLSGRDLEAISRGLQEVMDERYLEFRIGQVASLGEQLQEAGVPFLEPPGGHAIYVNAGEFLPHIPAEEFPGQSLAVNLYIESGIRGVEIGTFMFGGKDPESGETRQAPLELVRLAIPRRVYTNMHMNYVANSLISLHEKRDSLKGMRLLHEPPFLRHFTATLEFRGAETMAGSQ, from the coding sequence GCTGCGGGTTTCAATCTCTTTCGACTGCGCTCCGACGACATCTACATCGATCTCCTGACCGATTCCGGTACCAGTGCCATGAGCGACAGGCAGTGGGCGGGCATCATGCAGGGGGATGAGTCTTATGCGGGCAGCCGCAACTATTTCAATTTTGAAAACACGGTTCGCGAGATCTTCGGATTCCAGAATGTGATTCCGGTTCATCAGGGGCGTGTGGCCGAGAATCTGCTCTTCTCCACAGTGGTGGAGAAGGGAATGGTGGTTCCCAATAACAGCCACTTTGATACAACGCGTGCAAATGTGGAACAGAACGGAGGTCGCGCCCTCGACCTTCTCTGTGAAGAGGGAAAGGATCCCCACCGCATCGCACCCTTCAAGGGCAACATGGATCCGGAGAAACTGGAAACGGCCATTCGTGACTGTGGCGTCGAGAACATTCCTCTGGTCATGCTTACGATTACGAACAACAGCGGCGGGGGACAGCCGGTTTCCATGGAGAACATCCGTACGGTGAGTGCCATCTGCCGCAGGGAGGGACTGCCCCTTCTCTTTGACGCCTGTCGCTTTGCCGAAAACGCCTGGTTCATCCAGCAGCGTGAGGATGGCTATCGGGAGCAGTCGATCCCGGCCATCGTTCAGGAAATGTTCTCCTACGCTGACGGTTGCACCATGAGTGCAAAGAAGGACGGCTTGGTCAACATGGGGGGCTTTCTTGCCCTCAACGACAGAGTGCTTTCCGAGAAGATCCGGAACCTGCTGATCCTGGTCGAGGGATTTCCTACTTATGGAGGTCTTTCGGGGAGGGATCTTGAAGCCATCTCCCGAGGATTGCAGGAAGTAATGGATGAACGCTATCTGGAATTCAGGATCGGGCAGGTTGCTTCCCTTGGCGAGCAACTGCAGGAAGCCGGGGTTCCTTTTCTGGAGCCGCCCGGGGGACATGCAATCTATGTCAACGCAGGGGAGTTTCTTCCCCACATTCCGGCCGAGGAATTCCCGGGGCAGTCCCTTGCGGTGAATCTCTACATTGAATCGGGAATCCGGGGAGTGGAGATCGGAACTTTCATGTTTGGTGGAAAGGACCCGGAGTCGGGAGAAACGAGGCAAGCGCCGCTGGAGCTTGTGCGGCTTGCAATCCCGCGCCGCGTCTACACGAACATGCACATGAACTACGTAGCGAACTCCCTGATTTCGCTCCATGAGAAGAGAGACAGCCTAAAGGGAATGAGATTACTTCACGAACCTCCTTTCCTGCGGCATTTTACAGCAACACTGGAATTCAGGGGCGCAGAAACCATGGCGGGATCCCAGTGA